tttttttgtttcttttattacaaaattattgttttttttattactttagattttcattatcattattagatGATGACAGGGTCGAGTTGCTTGTCTTCATAAAAAGCATGCATGTTTTCATTCCCCTCCTTTTTGTCTCAGTGCGATTTCCCAGTGGATATAATTCACTCGGTTGGTGCTTCTCTTCTGCCTTCATCTCTCTTTTCTTCAGTTACCTTTGGGATGTAAGGCTTGCAAAGAAACAGGTGTCCATTGTTGCATCGGCTCTACTCTTATTGGGAGTCCACTATCAAATCTGTTTCTCACCATTTTGAAGAAATGATCTTGCAACCAAAAAAGTTGTGGTTTCGATACCTGAAAAGGAACAGAGTAATAGATATATATTGTGTTATTATGCTCATTTCTTGCTGACTCCCCAGtcagtttttcatttgtctCTTGGCTGCCACAAACTCAGTTGGCTGCCACAGAAGCAGGAGGCCCCTGTTCTGGCTCTTCCTTCTCCTCTAGTGTCTGAATGAGACCAGAAGTGACATCAGACAACTTCCGCTCTGTGATTGGCTCTGCTGGAAGCTGCCCCGGACTGCTGCCACCAGAGGCATCCCCTTGTTGTGTGGGTGGAGTCAATGTGGCCGACTCTTGCTCCATGCACAGTGCCACATCTTCTTCCTAATCAGGGCAGAAAGAGTGAAACACACAAGGTCAACTCGATGACTAACTTATGTATGTAGATAGATTTTTACCTACTTTCCTCTGCAGTagcgaaaataaatatttgatcccctgctgaatttgtaagtttggtgacttacaaagaaatgaacagtctcagattttcatgagattttcattttaatggaataTCACCCCAAAATCCAGGAAATGAAACACATTATATAAAAGTTATGAATTGATTTGCATAGCATTGAGTGAAGTAAGTATAGTAAGATAGGTATAATCATTCAACCAATCAATCAACCAGTCAACCAAGCAACCAATAACAGAGACCCTTGATCTCAATTATGTGAATAAAGCACACTTGTCCACAGAgtcaatttctttctttccagcCTCTCCGCCACCATGAAAAGACCAAAGAGTTGTCAAAGGATGTCATGGACAAGATTATTGACCTGCACAAAGCTGGAATATATTACCAGACCATCAGCAAGTAGCCTGGTGAGAAGGTGACAACTCTTGGTCCAACTATTTGCTaatggaagaaatataaaatgaccaTCAATTGCCCTCTGTCTGGAGCTTCACTTGTAAGATCTTGCCTCATGTGGTGAGGATGATTATGAGAAAGGTGGTGGATCAGCCTAAAACTACACAGGTGGAGCTTATTATTGATCTGAAGGCAGCTGGGACCACAGTCCCCAAGAAAACCACTGATAACACACTACGCCATGAGGTCCCCCCTGCTCAAGAAGTCACATGTAAAGATCGGTCTTGGGTTTTCCACTGAACAGTGACAGTGTGGTCCAATGAAACCAAAACCTTTGGTATCAACTCAACCCGCTGTTTGTGGAGAAGGGAAACACTGAGCCAAAGGCAGTTTCCAGATCTCAGTCCTGTAGAAAATCTGTGGAAGGAGCTGAAGGTTCAAGTTGCCAATGGGCAAGGAATTAAAGAGTTTCTGTAAagatgagtgggccaaaatccAGCCTGAGATGTGTACAAATCTAGTGACCAACTACAAGAAATGTCTTAGCGCTGTGCTTGCCAACGAGGgtttctccattaaaatgaaactgccaTCATAATTAGAggctgttcatttctttgtaagtaaGCAAACTAACAAATGCAGGAGAGGATCAAATAATGATTTCTCCTACTGTATCAGCTAACAGACTGATTGGCAAATATAAAGATCAGCATGACGCATCAAAGTACACAGACTTTGTCAAGACAATCTCAACTCAAGGCCCACTGTCAAGCTGTTTTGAAGCTTGCAATGCATAATCTTCCTCTGCAGACCTCAAGTCAATGCTGGTTTAAAGTCAAGGTTTCCAAAGTCcaaataattaatttttaaatggtaaatggcctccACTTAGCATGCCTTTTAACCTTAGCTGTGTCTGTAGAGCTCTTTGCAGTCCTTATCATTCACACAGACATTCTGAAGTGACTTGGGGTTCAGTGTTTTGCTCAAGGACTCTTAAATGTAGTCAGAAATCGAATGACCAACCCATCAGCCTCTCTGCACTATAATTAAACACTAATGGGATACATAATAGTCAGTTTTTAGTGGCTGTtactgttttttccccttttccccCCCATTTCTCTCAGTATAATTTCAGTTACGTTGTGACATATACAAGCAGGAACAAGCTTACTAGTCACTGGCTCAGATAGAAAGGTAGAAATATTAGCATGTTTGTTGACATGGGTGGAAAAGCCAATTAATCTTTTCCTAAAGCTTTTGCGCTACCGTGATACCACTGTAGGTTGTGAAAGTCAAAAATTATATTCAGTATATCCAATTGGGATAAAACAATTATTGTGTTATATGATTGTGTTTTATAGGGGCAGCTGTGGCTGAGGATGTAGTGCAAGCTGTCGACCAATCAGAAGATCACGACGCATCCATCAgagtttgtgcgtgtgtgtgtgaatgttagataaaacCGCTGAGGTGTAGAtttgtatgaatgtgtatgtgattgggtgaatgaggctcgtagtataaaatgctttgagtgctcagttagaACAGATAAGTGCTACATAAGTACCATTCACCattcagtccatttaccattctaTATGGACCAAAATAATTGTAATTAGGGTTTTTGTCATAAGGAAGAGCAGCCCATCATAAGCCCATCTGCTTATTCGATGATGGAATGCCAACAAGAGCTCAGCTGCTAAAAAGTGTTGCCTTCTTGAGCTGCACAGCTAAATCAACCTGAAGATGAGGACTTCATGAATTAGATATATAGGCGACTGATCGTTTTGTGCATTAATAAGGTTGCTCCCTGCAATTTTCATGAAAACTTTCATAGCAGTCCCTTTTGCTTCACACCTTTTACATAATTTATCCCCAAAATAACTGACGTTTGGAGGCCTGCCACAACTGTGGTTCtcaactccccctcctcttgTTTCCTGACATTTCTGCTATCTAATCTATTCAAATTCTTCCATTCCCAACTTTATCTATTGAGGCCACAAATCCAATATTTTTAACATCAGTTAATGTCGCCATCAATTCAGTATAGATAATGGAAATGTTGTAAAAGTATATGTCTTCGGCAGGTCAAAAGCTAAAAAATCCATCCATGCATTCAGTTTATTCCACTTATCTAATTCAGGGGTCAAGAGGCTGGAGCCTATAGCAAGGTAGGGTACAACTGCTCAGGTTGCCAATTTTGTCGCacggctaacacagagagacagataagCATTCACACCTATTTCACCAATTAACTTAATATGGACATCTGTGCACTGTGGCCAGAGTACCAATATAGAACCCACATGGGTGCAGGGAGGACATGCAAATTGCACACGGGAAAGCCCCATCCAACCAGTAAATCTTAATCCAGGATCCTCTGGATGTGATGGTGTTAATCCTTCTAACAAAAATGCACATATacccggaggtttcttcctgttaaaagggagtttttcctttccaatgTTGCCAAGTGATTGCTCAAAGGGGGTCGTCTAATCGTTGGGGTTTCTTATGTTGTTGTAGGTTTTTTAGCTTATAATATAAAGTAACTTCAGgtgaatgttgttgtgattttgtgctatacgtacaaataaaactgaactgaattaaagtACTGGCAGACAATTTTTATCAAAAATGTCAATCAGTATCCCCTCTATTGAAAAATTGATCTTAGATTGCTACACGTGCATAAACTGAAACCAATCTTATGATTAAATGATTCGAGATAAAACTTTAAGAACAGTCTGCAgatttaaaacagaaatgacACACAGGTTGCAGTAAGCAGAGCTAAACCTCCAGTCTGGTGTCTCTGAGAACTCACTTAGAAAGCTacaaaatcaaatattaatCACTGAAGAGATAATTTTATGTAATGCAACCCCATGTTCAACTCACCttgacctcctcctcctcctcctgctgctccagTAGCGGGGAGTGTTCCGTTCCTACCATCTCTTCACCAGTGGGAACGCACAGGCTTGGCTCCACTGCCGCCGCCACACCCATGTACCCACCGGCTTCTGCCTGATAGGCTTCCATCTGCCCCGTGTTCCACAGATCAACCAGCGGAGGGTGAATTTGATGAACCAGACTGTGGATGGTGCTGTTGGGTGTTGCTTGCAAAGAGTGGTTGGCACTGTGTAGCCTGTGCTCCAGAGACTtgaaacacacagaaaagaCTAGTCAGTAAAATGTGAGGATTGAGCAgtgactgaaagacaaaagatcTGTCAGTCGTTTGCGACTTGTTTGCCAGCTTTAATGTTTCATGACATGCTCCCCATGTCAGTATGCAGTAAGCTGACTTTGTTTTCCTTGGGCAACAGAGGTGATATGCAGATCTTTTTGTACAGTATAAGAAAACAaggtttttcatttattttggctGAAAGATGCATGTCGAATAAGTACTGACAAAGCTAATGGGGTGTAGGTATGAGTTTACCTGCGGTAGATCAGTCTTCATTAATTCCTCATCCATGGAatccttttttttacatttttgtttaaaaatgatttggATGCTTCTTTTGGGAAAATGTCATATTGAGAATGATGACTCAATAGTGTGAGGTGTGTCAGCGTTCACATCAGATGCAGTTGAGTCATTGCTTAGGCTAAAATCTTTTTTATGAagtaatgtaaaaacaaaaacaaataaaaggagATCATTAGATAGAAAAATCCTGAGTTAAGATTATTTTGTTGAATTTCTATTTCCGCAGTCAAGAGTGAATTTCAGACTCAGCATGACACCCAGGAGGTAAGAGTTGTCTGAGAACATGTTCTGAGTAAAAGCCCAACTGTTTTAGGCTATAAATGCTGTGATGTGTGGGTTTGTTCATGTGCTGTACTTGTGCCTATAAAAAAAGTgaacaaatacataaaataacatGTTAATCAATTTATTTTACCAGACAGTATTTTATAACAACCATCTCTGATACTAAAGCCTTATGCAATAGCAGCAACATGTAGTGTCTCATCTGGATTAAAACCCTGATGGCGGCACTCTCGATCAATCACCTGCTGTTGCTGATACTGCAGAAGCTGCTGTTGCTGGTAGTGCTGAAACTGTTGGATCTGCTGCAGCTGTTGTAGTTGACTCTGTTGGAGAGTGaactgttgctgttgttgctgaGACAGGAAGTGAGCTGCCGTCTGCCCATCGTAGCCCTCCGTACCCATAACGTAGGAGCCAGCAGGGGGAGACGCCACGCCGGAGGGATCATTGTTGATGGGCTCCCAAGCGTCAGAAGAGGAGAGGCAGTAGTGGCCCTGGGAGACGTATGTGTGAGGCCACACCTCCGCTGAGGAGTGGTGCAATATCTGATCtgcaggaaataaaaaaatgtggcaGCTGCTGTTAGCACTCTTCAAAATGGGGGCAGCAGATGGATGCAGGAACACTGTGTTTTATGATTTTTACAAAAAATCCCACTTTTCAAATTCGCtggatttggaaaaaaaataagcaatTTCTTAACCTCTTGAAATCACAACTTTAATTGACCAACAGTTGAAGCTAATAGCTGTTGAGATAAATGTGGCTGTTACCTACTCTGAAAAAAACTCAGCTGAAATCTTTCCACACTGGGTGAAAATGTTATGACAGAAACTGTCCAGTATGAACAGAACAGAGTTGAACACTGGCACACCTCGCACTGTTGAGTCATCATTTTGTCAAACTGTATAGTGCAGACAGACCTTTGATTGCCTCCAGTGTTTCTTGCTCAAAGTTGGAGGGCTATAAACTGGGCTCACAGCCACATATTTTGCTAAGTGTCTGACTTAAAAACGATGGGATCAGTTAAGACTAATGCATTCAGTGTGCAGTTAAAAAGTCTATTTTAAATCAGCAAAGCACTTACTCTAATTTTCTGCACTCAGAAGTCTGCGCTAAGGCAACAATGCAGTAAACTGCAAATATCCAAAATCACTGTTCATATTGATACAGTGTCTGGGTTTACCTTCCAACAGTTCATGCTGGAAACTGAAATGGCCTAAagtctagagcaggggtgtcaaacataggGTTTGgggtctgtgaaggttctcagctATCCAGGTcttcgtagtctaaggagcttggaaagaaaagcgtgaaacgggtgtaggtcacaatcagccaaggtttcgggtgaactcATTgcgaaacctggccccaccctatcatgcaatttcctgaggtcagaaggcccaggatgtgagtgagcgttaaggcgtctgggaagggatctcagttggtgttgtaaaccaccacctctgttcaaagatggtcgttcacagtggacatatatggcttctttcactcctctttcaaaccaaactgtcttctctgtccaaaatgtgaacgttggcatcctcaaaggagtgacctttgtcctttagatgcagatggactgctaaTGGTCCATCCACATCtaaagtccagacgcttttctttccgagCTCCTTAGAATAAGGTCTGGGGGCCAGAAGTGGCCTGCTAAAGTCTCCAATCTGGTCCACTGGACAGTTCTGGAAAGTGGAAGATTGGCATAAATTCCAGACTTCTGTGTTTtcataagttttacagcttttcctactgGTTTAAAATACACAAGTAAATAAGTAATAGGTAAATCTTTAAATGAcagaaagttcctgtttttacaCCATCTACTATAGAAATGTATGACTTTTACAGTGGgttcattataaaaaaaaaaaaaaaaaaaaaaaagcccaagaaaacaaaaagaggacATTCAGTCAATTAACAAAAATTTTATgctttataattacaggacagcCTGCACAATGAGCTAACAGAACATTTTCTCTACATTTACCAAGTTATTTCTTGCAGTTTATGGCCAAAGCTGCACTTTCTTGTCACGTAAAGAAAGAAGTGCATTGTTTGTGTGATTAAACTTGCTTACGCAAGCCATTCACTTGTCCAGGCAGCTTACGATCAGAGCATGCTGTCCGTTGGCCACAACCTAaagtgagtttgacatccctggtcTAGAGAGACGAGACGCTGACACACGATACTCTAACTATTCTGCTTAAAATTGATTTGCCGCTTTCCAGCCTCTAAATGCTGTGGGTGTGTTTCACCCACAGCAGTTAGCTGGACTTTTAGCCTCAGACATATTTGTAGTCCTTTACCTCGACTGGTGATGCTCTCCTGGTTGACTTCACTGAGGTGAGCCACGCTGCCCTGGTTTGATCCTGACTGCGGAGTCTCACCATCCATTGATGACCACGCCAGGAGCGTTGCCTCTGAGATTGCAAACTGCTGCAGGATGCCTGAGGTGAGAATTCAGAGGGCAAGTCAGGATAACTGTTACTAAGACCTGCAGTACCACTCAAGTGGCTGATGACAGTTAATAGGGTGTGAAACTCTTGTCCTCATCCAACCGACCTGCTGCAAAGCGAGCCTCTTTCTCCCCATCACTGAGGTCACTGTAGGCGTCGTTCTCCAGCCGCCGCTCCTTTTCTCGCTCCTGGGTAGTGATGCGGGACTGCAGGACGCTCCCCGCACCCACCGTCTGCATGCCCCAGTTTTGCCATTCAATCATGTGAGCGACACGACCCTGGGCCATGGCTGTGGGTTTGGTCACTCTTTCCTTCATTGTGCGTGTGACACCTGTTTTAGGAGAAAGACCCAGACAAGGAAGGAGcagaaggaggagggagggtggCCAATTTAAACAAAATGGGTGGAAGTAAGAGGAGAAATTAAAAGATCAGAGGTTTAGAGAGAGGTGATTAGATGAGTTGAGGGAAGGAGTAGAGAATGAACCGGCAGATGGGGaagaaatgggggaaaaaacaaaagaagaggaagggaGAGACATAAGATAGATTCGTTATTATCAAGTGTGCATTGGTTTTGGGTGGTTTTGGGTGGAGGAGGGTATGATGCTACGATGTGATGGCTCATGGAAATATGGATATCCGGCACGGTTCGACTGATAAATTAATTAAGCAGCTGTCATATAAATTATAAACCTTTCAGTGTTGGAGTTGTTGTGTCTGAAATTGGCTTTACCTCA
This sequence is a window from Oreochromis aureus strain Israel breed Guangdong linkage group 11, ZZ_aureus, whole genome shotgun sequence. Protein-coding genes within it:
- the fam131bb gene encoding uncharacterized protein fam131bb isoform X3, which gives rise to MGCIGSRRLTSDGVPVQKDGEQLSMEDTTSILPRLKRNSNAYGIGALAKSSLSGVSGVTRTMKERVTKPTAMAQGRVAHMIEWQNWGMQTVGAGSVLQSRITTQEREKERRLENDAYSDLSDGEKEARFAAGILQQFAISEATLLAWSSMDGETPQSGSNQGSVAHLSEVNQESITSRDQILHHSSAEVWPHTYVSQGHYCLSSSDAWEPINNDPSGVASPPAGSYVMGTEGYDGQTAAHFLSQQQQQQFTLQQSQLQQLQQIQQFQHYQQQQLLQYQQQQSLEHRLHSANHSLQATPNSTIHSLVHQIHPPLVDLWNTGQMEAYQAEAGGYMGVAAAVEPSLCVPTGEEMVGTEHSPLLEQQEEEEEVKEEDVALCMEQESATLTPPTQQGDASGGSSPGQLPAEPITERKLSDVTSGLIQTLEEKEEPEQGPPASVAAN
- the fam131bb gene encoding protein FAM131B isoform X1; translated protein: MGCIGSRRLTSDGVPVQKDGEQHGRSEFSWEGINLSMEDTTSILPRLKRNSNAYGIGALAKSSLSGVSGVTRTMKERVTKPTAMAQGRVAHMIEWQNWGMQTVGAGSVLQSRITTQEREKERRLENDAYSDLSDGEKEARFAAGILQQFAISEATLLAWSSMDGETPQSGSNQGSVAHLSEVNQESITSRDQILHHSSAEVWPHTYVSQGHYCLSSSDAWEPINNDPSGVASPPAGSYVMGTEGYDGQTAAHFLSQQQQQQFTLQQSQLQQLQQIQQFQHYQQQQLLQYQQQQSLEHRLHSANHSLQATPNSTIHSLVHQIHPPLVDLWNTGQMEAYQAEAGGYMGVAAAVEPSLCVPTGEEMVGTEHSPLLEQQEEEEEVKEEDVALCMEQESATLTPPTQQGDASGGSSPGQLPAEPITERKLSDVTSGLIQTLEEKEEPEQGPPASVAAN
- the fam131bb gene encoding uncharacterized protein fam131bb isoform X5, which gives rise to MEDTTSILPRLKRNSNAYGIGALAKSSLSGVSGVTRTMKERVTKPTAMAQGRVAHMIEWQNWGMQTVGAGSVLQSRITTQEREKERRLENDAYSDLSDGEKEARFAAGILQQFAISEATLLAWSSMDGETPQSGSNQGSVAHLSEVNQESITSRDQILHHSSAEVWPHTYVSQGHYCLSSSDAWEPINNDPSGVASPPAGSYVMGTEGYDGQTAAHFLSQQQQQQFTLQQSQLQQLQQIQQFQHYQQQQLLQYQQQQSLEHRLHSANHSLQATPNSTIHSLVHQIHPPLVDLWNTGQMEAYQAEAGGYMGVAAAVEPSLCVPTGEEMVGTEHSPLLEQQEEEEEVKEEDVALCMEQESATLTPPTQQGDASGGSSPGQLPAEPITERKLSDVTSGLIQTLEEKEEPEQGPPASVAAN
- the fam131bb gene encoding protein FAM131B isoform X2 gives rise to the protein MGCIGSRRLTSDGVPVQKDGEQHGRSEFSWEGINLSMEDTTSILPRLKRNSNAYGIGALAKSSLSGVTRTMKERVTKPTAMAQGRVAHMIEWQNWGMQTVGAGSVLQSRITTQEREKERRLENDAYSDLSDGEKEARFAAGILQQFAISEATLLAWSSMDGETPQSGSNQGSVAHLSEVNQESITSRDQILHHSSAEVWPHTYVSQGHYCLSSSDAWEPINNDPSGVASPPAGSYVMGTEGYDGQTAAHFLSQQQQQQFTLQQSQLQQLQQIQQFQHYQQQQLLQYQQQQSLEHRLHSANHSLQATPNSTIHSLVHQIHPPLVDLWNTGQMEAYQAEAGGYMGVAAAVEPSLCVPTGEEMVGTEHSPLLEQQEEEEEVKEEDVALCMEQESATLTPPTQQGDASGGSSPGQLPAEPITERKLSDVTSGLIQTLEEKEEPEQGPPASVAAN
- the fam131bb gene encoding uncharacterized protein fam131bb isoform X4, which encodes MGCIGSRRLTSDGVPVQKDGEQLSMEDTTSILPRLKRNSNAYGIGALAKSSLSGVTRTMKERVTKPTAMAQGRVAHMIEWQNWGMQTVGAGSVLQSRITTQEREKERRLENDAYSDLSDGEKEARFAAGILQQFAISEATLLAWSSMDGETPQSGSNQGSVAHLSEVNQESITSRDQILHHSSAEVWPHTYVSQGHYCLSSSDAWEPINNDPSGVASPPAGSYVMGTEGYDGQTAAHFLSQQQQQQFTLQQSQLQQLQQIQQFQHYQQQQLLQYQQQQSLEHRLHSANHSLQATPNSTIHSLVHQIHPPLVDLWNTGQMEAYQAEAGGYMGVAAAVEPSLCVPTGEEMVGTEHSPLLEQQEEEEEVKEEDVALCMEQESATLTPPTQQGDASGGSSPGQLPAEPITERKLSDVTSGLIQTLEEKEEPEQGPPASVAAN